GCGCAGGGCTGAGAAAGGCCAGCCCGGATCCCAGCTTGAGCCATGCGGCGGTTGTGGCTACCTTGCGTCACATTCAACCGAGGAGCGTGCGATGCGGGGACTTATGGTGCGTGGAATTCGAAAGGCCATGTCAGGGCTGGCCCTGCTGGCCCTCTGCAGCATGCCGGCGCTTGCCGATGCGACGGTTCCGACCGCCGACATCGAAGGTTCCGCCGACAACGAGCTTGCCAAGCGCTACGAAGGCTCGTTCATCGTCTACCACCAGAAGCTCGACTACACCGATTTCAGCGTCCCGCTTTCGCCGCTGAAGGCCGATCCCGATCCGGACAAGCGCGACAAGAACAACAACCGGGTGTTCAAGCCGGAGAAGGCGGAAGAGGTCGAGGGTTCGCTCACCCGCCTGTTCTACGTGCTGCCCGACGGGCGCTCGCCGCTCGAGGTGCTGCGCAACTACCAGGACGTGGTGCAGGCGGCCGGCGGCGAGGTCGTCTTCGAATGCAAGAAGGAGGAATGCGGTGGCGACGCCTCGCGCTCGGCCTCGAGCGGCGGCGGCGACATGAGCCTGATGATGAACTTCTTCTATGACAGCGACCTCGGCGTCGAGGCGTTTTCCAATGCTGCCTGCGTGGCCTCGTCAGGGGTTGCCGACCAGCGCTACTTCACGGCCAGGGTGCCGCGCGACGGCGGCGACGCCTTTGTCACGGTGCAGACCTTCCAGTTGCTCGACGACCTTTACTGCAAGGCGCTGAATGCCCGCACCATCGCCATCGTTCATGTGCTGGAGCCCAAGGCGCGCGACAAGAAGATGGTGCTGGTGGAGGCCGCCAAGATGGCTGATACACTGTCGACCAGCGGCGGCATTTCGCTCTACGGCATCTTTTTCGATACCGACAAGGCCGACATCAAGCCGGAGTCGGAGCC
The nucleotide sequence above comes from Aminobacter aminovorans. Encoded proteins:
- a CDS encoding OmpA family protein yields the protein MRGLMVRGIRKAMSGLALLALCSMPALADATVPTADIEGSADNELAKRYEGSFIVYHQKLDYTDFSVPLSPLKADPDPDKRDKNNNRVFKPEKAEEVEGSLTRLFYVLPDGRSPLEVLRNYQDVVQAAGGEVVFECKKEECGGDASRSASSGGGDMSLMMNFFYDSDLGVEAFSNAACVASSGVADQRYFTARVPRDGGDAFVTVQTFQLLDDLYCKALNARTIAIVHVLEPKARDKKMVLVEAAKMADTLSTSGGISLYGIFFDTDKADIKPESEPTLKEIAKLLGDNPALAVAVVGHTDNQGKFDYNIDLSNRRAAAVKAALVSQFGIDGGRLTAAGAGMMAPVASNDNDEGRAKNRRVALVKLN